CTGTTCGAGACGATCTCGCTGTACTGTGTCATCATCTTGACCTTCGTCTTCCTTCTGCGGAAGCGGGCGAAGGAGGGGAGCTTGTCAATTGGTGTATATCGGCTAACGACGCTGCTGGACTTGTCCGATAACCGCATGAAGCTGCGGCAGCTGCTGCTCAAGAGCCTCAGAAAGGTGCGGCTGAAGACAAGGAGAGCAATCCACCGGACAGCCACCTACATCCGCCAGCATCCGGTCGTCAGTATCGGCCTGATCGGCTCGATCGGCTGCTCCGCATACATCGTGTTCCGACATGCGCTGCTATACGCCTATTACGCCTCCTCTGACCCGTACGTTCATCTGAAGTGGGCCAAGGCGCTCAGCACGAACATTATCTATATTGACGGAGTATACCCGTATGGGTATGAGGCGGTCATTGCGGCGCTGAACAAATTTTACATGATGGACCCGTACTATATCGTCCGATATATCGGTCCGCTGACGGGCGTGCTCATTCTGTTCACCATATTCTACGTGCTGCGCAGGCTGTTCCCTAAGGATCTGATGCTCATCGTGCTGACCTTCGTCATCATTACAGCGTCATCGTGGCTGTTCGGGGGCTACGTCTGGCGGCAAATGTCCGCGTTGTCGATGGAATACGGCATTCTGTTCTTCGCTCCGGGCATCTACTACCTCATCTCGTTCTTACGGACGGGACGCTCGTATTCACTCATTCTGGCTGCGGAATGTCTGGTGCTGACGCTGTTCATCCATCCGTACGTCGCCGTCTGTCACGGTGTCGCCTACATCATCGTGTTCGTCGTATACGCAGATAAGGTGCTGGCGTCGCGAAGCATGCTGCGCATCATCGCGATCTTCCTCGCCGCCGGTATTCTCGGTATGGCGCCGCTCGCGCTCGGTATTCTGGCGGGGCTCGAGTTCCACCAGACGTCGATCGACTTCATCAAGGACAGCGTGACGCTGGACGGCGCCGAGCAGACGTGGGCAGACAAGTGGAAGGTGTATCAGAGCAATCGGTTCTTCTTCCTGTTCTTGTTCTGCATGGGCGCTCTCGCTGTGCTGCTCGCCCTGTCGCAGCTGCTGCGCAAGCGGGTGTCCCTGTTGCCGCAGCATAGCCTAAGAAGCAGCATGGTGTTCCTGCTCCTTGGCTTGTTCTTCTTCTGTGTATACCAAGCAGGCCACCTCGGACTGCCGGTGTTCATTCCCGAGTACCGACTCGAAGCGTTCTTCGTGCTCGGGGCAGCGATTTTGATGGCGCTGACGATTAGTACGGCCGGCAGTCTGCTACGCAGCACGAAGCTGTCGAATGCGTTCAAGCTGCTATCGTGCTCGGCGGCGCTGCTGTTCTTCTTCTCCAATAGCGGGCATGCGATACCAGAGGGTGATCGGTTCCAGTATGACGATGCCGCGCGAGCGTACTTGCGCATACAGGGAGACTTCCCGCATCAGGAGTGGACGATCGTCTCGACGATTGAGGAGTATCCGCTCGTCATCGGCTACGGCTGGCATTACAACCTGTGGGAGTTCGTGCGCGACATTACGGGTCAAGGCGACGCGGAACGAGTCAGCTTCCCGACTAACTACGTGTTCTGGTTCGTGGAGAAGGTGCCGCTCGGCACAGAGCGGCACGTGACGGAGGCGGACGCGGCACAGCCGTTCCCGACGATACAGGGCGATCGACTCGATGATTATTACCGCAACAAGGATAGCCGCACCGTGCTCGAAGCGAAGACTTATTACTGGGCGGAGGCGTACCGGCAGAAGCATCCGGGTCGTCTTGAGGTGTATGAGGACACGCCGAGCATGCGCATTTACTTATTGAAGCAGGACGGGAATAACCCGTATGACCTGCTGCGCTGAGGAGAGAAGAAGATGAGGGTGCTGTTGACCGATGGCTTGATGCGCAAGACGCTCTCGGCTGTACGTTCGCTAGGGGAGCAGGGGGTGGAGGTCGTCGTCGCCGATCGCATGCGTGTGACGTCGGCCGCCTTCTCTAAGTATTGCTATAGAGCGCTTCGTTACCCCGATCCGGCTGCAGCTCCGCAGCTATTCATGAGCTGGCTGCTCGAGACGCTGGAGGTTCAGCGGATCGATGTGCTCATCCCTATGGACGATCAGACGATGTCTATCGTGCTGAAGCATCGGGAGGAGATTGAGGACAGAACTCGCGTTCTACTTCCGCCTCTGGATAGCTACAAGATCGCGGCGGATAAGTTCTTATCCGTCAAGTGGGCCGCCTCGCACGGGGTAGATTGTCCAGAGACGCTGATGCCGATGAGCATGAAGGAGCTGCAGAGCGCCATGAGCAGCTTAACGTATCCGGTCGTCATTAAGCCTCGGGCGAGCGCAGGCTCGAGAGGGATCCGCATGGCGCATACGCCAGCGGAGCTGCAGCTGCTGTACCGCGAGGTGCATGCGGAGTATCCGTACCCGCTGCTGCAGGAGTGCATTCCGGAGGGGCCGCGCTACGATGTCTGCCTGTTGTACAAGGCGGATGGGACGCTTGCTGCTTCCTTCGTGCAGAAGGAGCTGAGGCATTTTCCCGCGGAGCGGGGGCCAAGTACGGCACAGGAGAGCGTCGCATGGCCAGAGCTGATCGATGCGTGCGATCGGATGCTATCGGCCTTGAAGTGGCGCGGCGTCGCGGAGGTGGAGTTCATGCTCGATCCGCGGGACGGCAAGCCGAAGTTCATGGAGATCAACCCGCGCTACTGGAACTCGCTGCACTTGTCGTACTTGTCCGGACTGAACTTCCCGTACGATACGGCTCGGGAGGCGCTCGGACTCGGACTTACGGCAGATGAGCCTGCTCCCTATAAGGTCGGCGTACGGTGCCGCTCGCTGCTGCCGATCGATCTGCTGCACTTCTTGACGCGAAGGCGCAGGCTCGCTGCAGTCGGGGCGTTCGCCAAGTCGCTGTGGAACGGCGGCAAGGACGACATTATATCGTTCAAGGACCCGCTGCCCGCTCTCGGCATGGTGCTCGCCTGCTTCCGGCTCAGTCTCAATAGAACGGTGTGGAAGATGATGTTCGATCGATGAAGGGATGGGAAGCATGTGTTGAATGCATTAACGGTTGATGTGGAGGACTGGTACCAGACGAACGATTTTAACTATCCAGTGGAGACGTGGGGGAATTACCAGGATCGGGTGGTGGACAATACGTTCCGCCTGCTGGGCATGCTGGAGGAGCATCAGGTGAAGGGGACGTTCTTCATTCTAGGCTGTATTGCGGAGAAATATCCGGAGCTCGTGCGCGAGATCGACGTGAGAGGTCATGAGATCGGCTCGCATGGCGGCTGGCACCGGATGGTGAGCGAGCTGTCGCTGAAGGAGTTCAGACGGGACGTTCTATACTCCAGGCGAATGCTCGAGCGCGTTACGGGCAAGCCGGTACGTCTGTTCCGCGCGCCGTCGTGGTCGATCTCGCCGGATCGCTACGAGGTGCTCACCATCCTGGACCAGCTCGGCTTCACGTGCGACTCCAGCATTCAGCCGTTCTGGACGCCGCTCTCTGGTGTCGCGGGAGCGCCGTCTGAGCCATATTACCCAGTCGTGAACGGCCGACAGCTCAGCCTGCTCGAATTCCCGCCGACGGTGCTGGACTTCGGCAAGCTGAAGGTGCCGTTCTCCGGCGGCTTCTACATGCGGGCGCTGCCCTATACCGTTATCGCTTGGGCACTGAGGCAGCTGAACGAGAAGCGAGCGGGCATGATCTATATTCACCCGTGGGAGATTGATCTGGAGCAGCCGGTCGTTCGCAAGGTGCAGCCTCACCGCAAGCTGATTCATTACCATAACTTGAGAACGATGGAGCCGAAGCTGCTTCGTCTGCTGAAGGAGTTCCGCTTCGGCACGATGAGCGAGGTGATCCGCGAGAGCTACGCGGGCTCTCCGGTCAAGCAGCTGAGCGCTTCGGTCTAAGGGGGAGAAGGCTACGGCTGCGATCCATACTTTGTTCCAGTCTATACGGGGACCGACCGGTGCTGTTATATTCGTCAATCTGCTGCTTGCCGTCGTCGCCTTCCTGAAGGATACGTTGTATGCGATCTACTTCGGTACGCAGCAGGAGGCTGACCAGCTCGCGCTATCGTTCTTCATCGCCGATACGCTCGGCAACGGATTGTTCGCGGCTGTACTCGCCTCCGCCTGTGTGCCGAAGCTGACCGAGCTGACACTCTCAGGCGATGAGGCGCGATTGCGCAGCTCGATTCGGTGGGCCGTCATCGGGACGGCCGCAATTGGTCTATTGCTTGCCAGCTTGTGCGCGATCTTCAGCGTCCCGCTTCTCGGCTCGTTCGGCGCAGAGCTCGCGCCTCGTGGACAGGACACGTCTACGGCACTGCTGCTTCTAATGCTGCCGATCACGCTGCTGGCGCCGCTCGGTGCGGTCGGCACCTCTGTGCTGCAGGCGCAGAGGGAGTTCATCAGGCCGGCCGTAGCGCCTGTACTCTTGAATGGGGTGCTGCTCGCCGCCATCGTCGTCGCGCTTGCGCTGCAGCTGCCGCATGAGAGCGGTGTATACGTCTACGCGATGTGCGTTACCGGTGCGGCCGCGGTCATGGCTGTGTATGTATGGCAGCCGATTGTCGGCACGAGGGGTGGAGTCAGGCTGACAGACCGCTTGCTTCCGCGGCTCGACCCCGTCGTACGCGCCGATGTGCGCGAGATGGCCGCTGCCGCCTTGCCTTACTTCTTCATTCTGCTCACGTCACAGACGGTGCTGCTCGTGGAGCGCTATCTGGCGTCCCAGCTTGAGGTCGGTACGATCGCCGGCTTGAACTACGCCTACCGCATCTCCCAGTTCCCGATCTGGGTGTTCGCAGCTGCCATCTCGGCCGTCGTGCTGCCCTCCTTATCCGAATGGATTCGGAGCCGGGAATGGCACAAGCTGCAGCAACGGCTGCATCGCTCCGTGCTTGCCATTACCGCTCTGACGCTGCCGCTGTCGCTGCTGTTCTACGTGTTTCATGAGCCCATCGTCGCACTGCTGTTCCTGCGGGGCTCGTTCGATCATAGCTCGCTCGCCTTGACCTCCGGTATGCTGCAGAGCTATGCGCTGTGCATGGTCGGGCAAGGCATCTCGACGGTCGTGCTGCGCTACTTCCTCGCGGCTGGCCAGATGAGCAGGGCGCTGCTCGTGTTCATACTGTCCGGGGCGGTTACGATCGCGCTCGACCTCGTGCTCGTTGCCCGCCTTGGCGCTCCCGGCATCGGCTACGCGGCTGCCTGCGGCTGGAGCTTGAACGCGGTATGTCTATGGCTGATGATGGTTCGTTCGTTACGTATGACAATGAAGAAAGAGGGATTCGCCGATGGTCAAATCACTAGTCATCATTCCAGCTTATAATGAGGAAAAAAGCATCGCCAGCGTCATTACCGGCATCCGCGAGCAGCAGCTCGACGTCGACATCCTGGTCGTCAATGACGGCTCGGCCGACCGTACGGCGCAGCTGGCAGCGCAGCTTGGCGTCTACGTTATTTCGCATCCGAGCAATATCGGTTACGGCTCCGCGCTGCAAACCGGCTACAAGTTCGCCAGTCTGTATCAGTATCCATACATTATTCAATTCGACGGCGACGGCCAGCACGATCCGTCCACGCTGCGCAGCATGATCGAGGAGATGAACAAGGGGACGAGCGATATCGTAATTGGTTCCCGGTTTCTGAACAATGAGCGTATAGAGATGCATGTTGGACCGCACAAGAGAGCGGTAGCGGGCTTATTCCGCGACATCATTCGGGTCTTAACGGGCAAGCGGATCACCGACACGACATCCGGCTTACGCTGCATTCGACTGCCCTTGTATCGCGAATTCGCGATCAAGAACCGGTTCCCGATGGAATATCCGGATGCGGACTTCCTCATTCGGATGCTGTATCGCAATCTGACGATTACCGAGGTCCCTGTCAATATGCGGGATCGCGAGCACGGAGAGAGCCAGCAGCACGGTGGCTTGAAGCCGATCATCTACATGTGCCGCATGATGCTCAACATTCTCATCGTCTTCGTCCAGTACAAATTCAGATTGAGGGTGAAAAATAATGCCTAGCATTCTTCCCTACTTCACATTTGTATGCGGTCTGTGCTTCGTTATCATCGTCTTCCGTCTGCTCGCTCGTAGCAAAATAAGCGAGAAGCTGTCGCTCGTCTGGCTCGGCGGCTCCACCCTCATTCTCGTGCTATCCGGCAATCCGGGCTCGCTCGATAAGCTTGCAGCACTGCTCGGCGTGCAATACCCGCCCTCGCTGCTGTTCATGCTGTCTACACTTGTGCTGCTCTTGATCGTGCTATACTTGTCCATTCAGATCTCGCATCTGAACGATAAGCTGAAGGAGGTAGCGCAGCACGTGGCGCTGAACAACTTCTTCGTCAGCTCCGAGCTTCATATGCAGGAAGCGGGAGTGTCACTCGGAAAGGAGTCGTCCCTTCAACATGAGTAGCCTTACGACCTTATATCCCGTTCAAGCGGCTGCGGCGGGTATGCTGCTCGCGGTACTCATTATGGTGGCACTCGACATATTGGGGCGGTTTCGTGCGGGCAAGAGGAGAGCGAAGTCGTCTGAGGCGAACCCTAATATAGATGCTGGGCTCGCTGCAGACGGCGCTATTGGCACATTGACTGAAGATGCTTCTAAGACTGGCAGTGCGCGTGACACCGCCATCGGAGCATCAGCGGCCGTCCATGCGCTTGCTGCTGATGAGTCGTTCGACCTCGTCGTCGCTGCGGGCAAGGCGCGACGGCTCGTTGAACAGCCCGACGCGCTGGTCGAGCTGCTGTTCCAGCTTGCACAGACGAGCTGGAGCATGGACGGCTGCTTGCTGATTCATCCGGAGGGGCAGCAATTGAAGGTGACTTGCTCGTCCAAGGCGCAGGGAAGGGGTCTTGAGGCTCAGCTTGCTGAAGACAGGGGGATGAGGGCACTGTTTCGCCTCATCGGGGAGGCGGTCGAGCCCGTAACGATAACTACCGAACACCCGAGGTACAGCAGTCTACCGGAGACGGTGCGCGGGATCGGCGCGCAGTGGCTCGTATTCGCTAGAATGATGTACAGGGGCGAGCCTGCTGTCTGGATCGGCTACGCGATGGATCAGGAGCAATGGACCGGTCCATACAGCTACCGGGTACTCATGCTTGGGAGCGTGCTCGGACCGCTCAACGACCTGCTTCTGCAGCAGAGCCTTGCTGGCTCCGGTTCGGCGACTGCTCTCCAGCAATTGCGCAGCCTGGCGCAGCTCGTCGACTGTATCGAGCCGGGCTCATCCGGCCGCTCGGAGCAGGTGGGCCGCTACGCTGCAGCTATTGCGAGGCAGCTCGGTCTTGAGCCTCAGCTCGCACAGCGTGCCTCACTCGTCAGCAGCTTAGGCCGCATCGGTCTGCTTGGCTGTCCGGAGGAGCTATATATGAGGCACGATGTCGAGCTGCAGTCTGAGCTGTGGCGAAGACGCATTCGTCTCATCTCAGCGGAGCTCGTACGGTCTCTGACAGGCGACCTTCAGCTCGCAGCCGATCTACACGGAGAAGCCAACAACGAAGCTACCGACTCTGCCGCTGCTGACAGCAATTCAGATGAAACCGGGCAGCTGCGACCCGACCCTCCCGCACATTACGACGAGCCGAGCTATCTGGCAGCTGCACAGGCTGCAGAGCGCTTCGTTAGCTTGCTGAGTGCAGGCTCAGACACTGTACGCATCGGCTCCTTCGCTGATACGATGAGCCAGCTGCGTCTCGAAGCTGGCTCGCAGCTGAACGCGCGAGCTGTTGAAGCACTAACAGCTTGGTTCGCGCTGAAGCGGGAGCAGATACCATCCAGCGAGCGCTCGCTTGGCTATTGCTGGGAGATGAACTGCGCCCCGCTCACAGTATGCCGCAGCTGTCCCGCATACGAGCAGTATGCTGTGAATTGCTGGGAGCAGCTAGACAATGCCTGCAAGGCGCACGGCAAGAGCTGCAGCACGTGCTATGTTTATACAGAGAGCCAAGACTGGCAGCATCAGCAGAGTGTCTAAGTCATGTGCGAGTGTGGCGGTCAGCTATATGTTCCTGAAGCACGCAGTAGCTAGGAGATTCGTATGGCATGTGATACAATATGTATACGAATGTATGCGAAAGCGAGGAATTGTTGATGCGTATAGGTTGGAAGTGGACGATCCCCGTTCTATTGCTGGGGGGCAACATCGCGGTTTGGTTCTTCGGCAGTCAGTACTATGACCGGCAGGCGCGCGCCGCGGCCGTACCAGCTGCTGCAAGCCAGTCGACCCCAGCGAGCCCGGCAAGCCGTGTAACAGAGGACGTCTATCCGAACGGTTCACAGCAGGAGCGGCCTGCGGGAATGCTGTACGATCCTGCTGATCCGTTGCAGCTCCAGTTAGCTGCTGTTCAGTCGTATTCGTCAAGCAGAGCACACCAATAGAGCAGCAGTCATTATACAAGCAAGGGGGAGGGAGTAGTGAAGGTCGGTGATCGCATCAAAGTGCTGCGCTTACAGAGGGGATATACTCAGCACAGCATGGCCGAGAAGCTTCATATCGGAAGAGCCCACTACAGCCACATCGAGAATAACCGAATTAATCCTTCCATTGACAATTTGAGCCGCATTGCGGACATATTGAACACGACGACCGACTACCTTCTTGATCGGACAGGGGACACATCGCAGTCTTCTGTAGACATCGACCACCCGGCGATTCAGCTGTTATCTCGCGCGGCTTGCCGAATGACCGAGGAGCAAGTATTGCAGCTTCGCCGAGTCGCCGAGGTGCTCTATCCCGATGCATTCCGAGAATAACTCAATAAGCTCACAGTCATACACACCCATTCACGCATGCCCAAAAAGAGCACAGTCTGATCGTTCAGAACCGTGCTCCTTGGCTTGTTCACAATTGAGAACGGCTGCGTACAAGCAGCCCCAAGTCTATTCCTTGCGACCTATCATACGCTCCGCCCGGATGAAGGCGATAAAGCGGCGCGCCTCATCGGCAGTCAGCTTCGTCCCGTCGATCGTCAGGCTGAACTTCTCCATAATGTTGTCATCTGACAGCTCCAGGCTGTCCACGAATTCTCGAACCTCATCATCCAATACTTGATGCGGGTCGTCGGTGCGTCCGAGTAAATAATCGACTGACACCTTAAAGAAGTTGGCGATCTTGTCGATCGTTTCGAAATCTGGTGCACGTCTGTTGTTCTCGTAATGCGAGAGAGAGGCGCGTGTAATGCCGAGCTTGCTGGACAAATCGCCTTGCGTCATCGCATGCTTCTCACGAAGCAGTGCGATTCGCTCTCCGTAGTTCATAGACGGTACCTCCCAACATAGTTGACTTCCCAGTAGATGTATTATAAGCATGGCAAAAAAAAACATCTTGACAATGATACAGTTTGTATCATATTTTTAATTTAGTGAATGCACTCTTGGATGGTTCATTACAGATTGTATCCGCTTTACAAGCTTATTGTAACCAAAAAGTATGAAGATGGGAAGATGCTGAGTGCATGATTCGACATATTTTCTTGATGCCTCATATTTCAAGCTTCGTTCACCGATTCGGCTGACGCTCTCCATCGAGCGGCTGAACGGTAGAACGGTACATACGAGAAGCGCTGTCGTTCGATTGGTGAGCGTGACTGAGCACGACATTACGTTCGCCACTCCGCTCCGGTTACCTGACGATCACGAGGTGCAGCTTCGCTTCGAGCTTGCTGCAGACGAGCTTCGATTGAGCTGGCTCGGTATGCTTCTTCGACAGGAAGGTGAAGGCTCCTCCAACATCTATGCCGCACAGTGCACGTTGCAGGAGAAGGAGCGCTCGCATCTCTTACGCAGGCTAGCTGAAGCGTCCGATCAGAGAGAACGATTCTACGACCGTGCGACAGAAAGCTACCAGCTGCATATGAGCCCTATCTATAATTATACCCCGCTAGTCAATGTTCAAACCTAATTTCCATCCATACATTCTATGTCGTATTCTTTCATTCACAGCGTTCACCCTGGAGCTTCATCCATTTAACATAGATAACAAGGAGTGGGATTATGGTAATGAAAAACAAGCTAATGCTGACCACGCTTAGCGTTGGTCTGCTGTACAGCAGCCTGATGGTTGTCCCGGGCGTTGAGCTAGGACTGTATCGTTCCGTCTATGCAGCTACAACTCCAAGCCAGAAGCTGAACGATGAGATCAAGCGCATCGTGGAGAAGATGACGCCGGAAGACCGGAAGATCGTGCTTGCCGCTCAGGACAAGGTGGATGCTCTCAAGTCCGATCTCAATAATCCGGATAACCAGAAGCTTATTCAACCGATCTGGGCACGTGTAGAGGCGAAGAAGGGCACATCGCCGGACTATCCGAACTTGACCAAGGCGAACATTCTGAACCTCGTACTGCATCTGAGCTACCCGTATGATCAGCAAGGAAGTGGACTGAACGACATCATCACGAAGCCGGAGCTGCGCGCTGTCGCTGACGAGCTCATCCGTCTTGCCGGACAGGATGGCTTGAATTATATTACGATCGACGACATCGCAGCTGCGATCGACAAGCTGCAATCGAACGTTACGAATCGCTTCAAGGCGATGACGCTTAATGAGCTGCTGAATATGGCGACAGACCCGGTCAAGGCTGAGAATGTCGTGGAAGAAGAGCTTAATAAGGTGATCGGCGATAACTCGCTGAAGGTCTCTAACGTCTTGTCCACAATTGGGATTCGAGGCTCCGACATTACCGATGTTATCCGTCTATTCCGTCCGCGGGTTGACCCAGATCGTAAGGCAATGATCGCCTGGGTGAAGGCTGTTATCGCTGCAGAGGGTCTTGGCAATGGCAGCGGTAATGGTGAAGATTCGGGAAGCGGCAGTGGAGGCGGTACAACAGGCGGTACACCGGGCGGCACCACGACAGCTCCGTTCAACGGAACGCTCGGACTTGGAGCTGCGACGGTAACACAGGTGACCAAGAATGGCGTCGCGGTTAACGTTGTCGAGCTGAAGAGCGAGCAACTGAAGGCTGCGCTTGACGACCTCGCAAGCGGCAAGGTAGCTGGCAAGGTGCTGACTCTCGATCTCGGTGCTACGAAGCTGCCGGTCGATGTGAAGCTTGATGCAGCAGTATTGGCAGCAGCAGCTTCATCGGGCATTACGTTGAAGATTGTTGTAGATGGTATTACGCTCCAGATGCCTCTGAACATCTTCGCTAACGCAGCAGGCGCAGCGAATGATCGAATTGTCTTCGAGCTTGCACGAATTGACGAGGGAGATACGATGTATGAGAGAATTCAGAAGGCGGCTGCACTGAAGAGTTCTAAGGTTGTCAAGCCGATCTACCAATTCTCCATTAAGCGGGAAACGGCCAGCGGTACACGGACGAATATTACC
Above is a genomic segment from Paenibacillus sp. YYML68 containing:
- a CDS encoding ATP-grasp domain-containing protein — protein: MRVLLTDGLMRKTLSAVRSLGEQGVEVVVADRMRVTSAAFSKYCYRALRYPDPAAAPQLFMSWLLETLEVQRIDVLIPMDDQTMSIVLKHREEIEDRTRVLLPPLDSYKIAADKFLSVKWAASHGVDCPETLMPMSMKELQSAMSSLTYPVVIKPRASAGSRGIRMAHTPAELQLLYREVHAEYPYPLLQECIPEGPRYDVCLLYKADGTLAASFVQKELRHFPAERGPSTAQESVAWPELIDACDRMLSALKWRGVAEVEFMLDPRDGKPKFMEINPRYWNSLHLSYLSGLNFPYDTAREALGLGLTADEPAPYKVGVRCRSLLPIDLLHFLTRRRRLAAVGAFAKSLWNGGKDDIISFKDPLPALGMVLACFRLSLNRTVWKMMFDR
- a CDS encoding DUF3473 domain-containing protein, whose protein sequence is MLNALTVDVEDWYQTNDFNYPVETWGNYQDRVVDNTFRLLGMLEEHQVKGTFFILGCIAEKYPELVREIDVRGHEIGSHGGWHRMVSELSLKEFRRDVLYSRRMLERVTGKPVRLFRAPSWSISPDRYEVLTILDQLGFTCDSSIQPFWTPLSGVAGAPSEPYYPVVNGRQLSLLEFPPTVLDFGKLKVPFSGGFYMRALPYTVIAWALRQLNEKRAGMIYIHPWEIDLEQPVVRKVQPHRKLIHYHNLRTMEPKLLRLLKEFRFGTMSEVIRESYAGSPVKQLSASV
- the murJ gene encoding murein biosynthesis integral membrane protein MurJ gives rise to the protein MFQSIRGPTGAVIFVNLLLAVVAFLKDTLYAIYFGTQQEADQLALSFFIADTLGNGLFAAVLASACVPKLTELTLSGDEARLRSSIRWAVIGTAAIGLLLASLCAIFSVPLLGSFGAELAPRGQDTSTALLLLMLPITLLAPLGAVGTSVLQAQREFIRPAVAPVLLNGVLLAAIVVALALQLPHESGVYVYAMCVTGAAAVMAVYVWQPIVGTRGGVRLTDRLLPRLDPVVRADVREMAAAALPYFFILLTSQTVLLVERYLASQLEVGTIAGLNYAYRISQFPIWVFAAAISAVVLPSLSEWIRSREWHKLQQRLHRSVLAITALTLPLSLLFYVFHEPIVALLFLRGSFDHSSLALTSGMLQSYALCMVGQGISTVVLRYFLAAGQMSRALLVFILSGAVTIALDLVLVARLGAPGIGYAAACGWSLNAVCLWLMMVRSLRMTMKKEGFADGQITSHHSSL
- a CDS encoding glycosyltransferase family 2 protein, with product MVKSLVIIPAYNEEKSIASVITGIREQQLDVDILVVNDGSADRTAQLAAQLGVYVISHPSNIGYGSALQTGYKFASLYQYPYIIQFDGDGQHDPSTLRSMIEEMNKGTSDIVIGSRFLNNERIEMHVGPHKRAVAGLFRDIIRVLTGKRITDTTSGLRCIRLPLYREFAIKNRFPMEYPDADFLIRMLYRNLTITEVPVNMRDREHGESQQHGGLKPIIYMCRMMLNILIVFVQYKFRLRVKNNA
- a CDS encoding DUF2304 domain-containing protein, translating into MPSILPYFTFVCGLCFVIIVFRLLARSKISEKLSLVWLGGSTLILVLSGNPGSLDKLAALLGVQYPPSLLFMLSTLVLLLIVLYLSIQISHLNDKLKEVAQHVALNNFFVSSELHMQEAGVSLGKESSLQHE
- a CDS encoding helix-turn-helix domain-containing protein yields the protein MKVGDRIKVLRLQRGYTQHSMAEKLHIGRAHYSHIENNRINPSIDNLSRIADILNTTTDYLLDRTGDTSQSSVDIDHPAIQLLSRAACRMTEEQVLQLRRVAEVLYPDAFRE
- a CDS encoding helix-turn-helix domain-containing protein; the encoded protein is MNYGERIALLREKHAMTQGDLSSKLGITRASLSHYENNRRAPDFETIDKIANFFKVSVDYLLGRTDDPHQVLDDEVREFVDSLELSDDNIMEKFSLTIDGTKLTADEARRFIAFIRAERMIGRKE
- a CDS encoding S-layer homology domain-containing protein: MKNKLMLTTLSVGLLYSSLMVVPGVELGLYRSVYAATTPSQKLNDEIKRIVEKMTPEDRKIVLAAQDKVDALKSDLNNPDNQKLIQPIWARVEAKKGTSPDYPNLTKANILNLVLHLSYPYDQQGSGLNDIITKPELRAVADELIRLAGQDGLNYITIDDIAAAIDKLQSNVTNRFKAMTLNELLNMATDPVKAENVVEEELNKVIGDNSLKVSNVLSTIGIRGSDITDVIRLFRPRVDPDRKAMIAWVKAVIAAEGLGNGSGNGEDSGSGSGGGTTGGTPGGTTTAPFNGTLGLGAATVTQVTKNGVAVNVVELKSEQLKAALDDLASGKVAGKVLTLDLGATKLPVDVKLDAAVLAAAASSGITLKIVVDGITLQMPLNIFANAAGAANDRIVFELARIDEGDTMYERIQKAAALKSSKVVKPIYQFSIKRETASGTRTNITDYKNQYVPRTWTMNSSVNASRTTAVWFNPANDKLSFVPSVFSGGSSTSNATISSLHDAIFATITREKEFADLSSHWSKSDVEMMASKLVVDGVSEDTFSPEASVTRAEFAALLVRALGLLEAPAGSTFKDVQASAWYSGSVEAAAKAGLIEGFEDGTFKPDATIQREQLFVMLERAAKYVGQDIKVASNGNHRWEQFVDTSLVSPWAADAVKKSLQADIIQGVKDYYVRPQETATRAQAAVLLKRLLDHLKFID